One window of Haemorhous mexicanus isolate bHaeMex1 chromosome 16, bHaeMex1.pri, whole genome shotgun sequence genomic DNA carries:
- the LOC132334829 gene encoding olfactory receptor 14J1-like, translating to MSNSSSISHFLLLALADTRQLQLLHFCLLLGISLAALLGNGLIISAVACSHHLHTPMFFFLLNLALTDLGSICTTVPKAMHNSLWDTRTISYTGCAAQLFFFLFFISAEFSLLTIMCYDRYVSICKPLHHGPLLGSRACAHMAAAAWASAFLNALMHTANTFSLPLCHGNALGQFFCEVPQVLKLSCSKSYLRELGLIAVSGCLGFGCFVFIVFSYVQIFRAVLRIPSEQGQHKAFSTCLPHLAVVSLFISTSFFTYLNPPSISSPSLDLALSVLYSVVPPALNPLIYSLRNQELKAEVRRLMTAWFQEH from the coding sequence atgtccaacagcagctccatcagccacttcctcctgctggccttggcagacacgcggcagctgcagctcctgcacttctgcctcttgctgggcatctccctggctgccctcctgggcaacggcctcatcatcagcgccgtagcctgcagccaccacctgcacacgcccatgttcttcttcctgctcaacctggccctcactgacctgggctccatctgcaccactgtccccaaagccatgcacaattccctctgggacaccaggaccatctcctacacaggatgtgctgcccagctctttttctttcttttcttcatctcagcagagttttccctcctgaccatcatgtgctacgaccgctacgtgtccatctgcaaacccctgcaccacgggcccctcctgggcagcagagcttgtgcccacatggcagcagctgcctgggccagtgcctttctcaatgctctCATGCACAcggccaatacattttccctgcccctgtgccatggcaatgccctgggccagttcttctgtgaagtcccccaggtcctcaagctctcctgctccaaatcctACCTCAGGGAACTTGGGCTCATTGCTGTTAGTGGCTGTTTAGGATTTGggtgttttgtgttcattgttttctcctatgtgcagatcttcagggctgtgctgaggatcccctctgagcagggacagcacaaagccttttccacctgcctccctcacctggccgtGGTCTCTCTGTTCATCAGCACCTCATTTTTTACCTACCTGAATcccccctccatctcctccccatccctggatctggccttgtcagttctgtactccgtggtgcctccagccctgaaccccctcatctacagcctgaggaaccaggagctcaaggctgaAGTGCGAAGACTGATGACTGCATGGTTTCAAGAACATTGA